Proteins from one Candidatus Zixiibacteriota bacterium genomic window:
- a CDS encoding RNA polymerase sigma factor, giving the protein MKNTAEQFWKMLEPFHPEAEGFCRKLAGSREDGDDLYQDSLLIALRKHATLRDPESFRPWIYRIIVNRHKNRCRQPWWRLAVPLDRVESSVGDDPSKAHAWKRLLDRALGALSPEDKALIILFEVEGWSIAELAELHNKPQGTIKARLSRARKKMRKALEKYLPESNAADKTGERQYALQRSDTPSE; this is encoded by the coding sequence ATGAAGAACACGGCGGAACAGTTCTGGAAGATGCTTGAGCCTTTCCACCCCGAAGCTGAAGGCTTCTGCCGGAAGCTCGCGGGGAGCAGGGAGGATGGTGACGATCTGTATCAGGATTCGTTGCTGATCGCCCTCAGGAAGCACGCAACGTTGCGCGATCCGGAGTCCTTTCGACCCTGGATCTACCGGATCATCGTGAATCGTCACAAAAACCGATGCCGCCAGCCATGGTGGCGGCTTGCGGTACCGCTCGACCGGGTCGAATCGAGCGTCGGTGACGATCCATCGAAAGCACACGCGTGGAAGAGGTTGCTCGATCGAGCACTCGGGGCACTCAGTCCCGAAGACAAAGCGCTTATCATCCTCTTCGAAGTCGAAGGCTGGAGCATCGCCGAACTGGCCGAACTTCATAACAAACCGCAAGGGACAATCAAGGCTCGATTGTCCCGCGCAAGGAAAAAGATGCGAAAGGCATTAGAGAAATATCTTCCAGAATCAAATGCCGCTGATAAGACAGGAGAGAGACAGTATGCGCTGCAGAGAAGTGATACGCCTTCTGAATGA